One window from the genome of Bubalus kerabau isolate K-KA32 ecotype Philippines breed swamp buffalo chromosome 17, PCC_UOA_SB_1v2, whole genome shotgun sequence encodes:
- the GAN gene encoding gigaxonin isoform X1, translated as MAEGSAVSDPQHATRLLRALSSFREESRFCDAHLVLDGEEIPVQKNILAAASPYIRTKLNYNPPKDDGSTYKIELEGISVMVMREILDYIFSGQIRLNEDTIQDVVQAADLLLLTDLKALCCEFLEGCIAAENCIGIRDFALHYCLHHVHYLATEYLETHFRDVSSTEEFLELSPQKLKEVISLEKLNVGNERYVFEAVIRWIAHDTEIRKVHKLCHWETALLASARLVHMKDVMSALWVSGLDSSYLREQMLNEPLVREIVKECSNIPLSQPQQGEAMLASFKPRGYSECIVTVGGEERVSRKPTAAMRCMCPLYDPNRQLWIELAPLSMPRINHGVLSAEGFLFVFGGQDENKQTLSSGEKYDPDANMWTALPPMNEARHNFGIVEIDGMLYVLGGEDGEKELISMECYDIYSKTWTKQPDLTMVRKIGCYAAMKKKIYAMGGGSYGKLFESVECYDPRTQQWTAICPLKERRFGAVACGVAMELYVFGGVRSREDIQGGEMVTCKSEFYHDEFKRWIYLNDQNLCIPASSSFVYGAVPIGASIYVIGDLDTGTNYDYVREFKRSTGTWQHTKPLLPSDLRRTGCAALRIANCKLFRLQLQQGLFRIRVHSP; from the exons gACAAAGTTAAACTATAATCCTCCAAAAGATGATGGATCAACCTATAAGATTGAACTTGAAGGGATATCGGTAATGGTTATGAGAGAGATCCTGGATTACATCTTCAGTGGGCAG ATCCGGCTGAACGAGGACACCATCCAGGACGTGGTGCAGGCGGCggacctgctgctgctgacgGACCTCAAGGCGCTGTGCTGCGAGTTCCTGGAGGGCTGCATCGCCGCCGAGAACTGCATCGGCATCCGCGACTTCGCGCTCCACTACTGCCTGCACCACGTGCATTACCTGGCCACCGAGTACCTGGAGACCCACTTCCGGGACGTCAGCAGCACCGAGGAGTTCCTCGAGCTGAGTCCACAGAAGCTGAAGGAGGTGATTTCTCTCGAGAAGTTAAACGTCGGCAACGAAAGATACGTGTTTGAAGCGGTCATCCGATGGATAGCGCACGATACAGAAATAAGGAAG GTCCATAAGCTGTGTCACTGGGAAACCGCACTCTTAGCCTCAGCTCGGTTG GTCCACATGAAGGATGTCATGTCAGCACTGTGGGTTTCAGGGTTGGACTCGAGCTACTTACGGGAGCAGATGCTCAACGAGCCGTTGGTCCGCGAGATCGTCAAGGAATGCAGCAACATCCCCCTCAGCCAGCCACAGCAGGGGGAGGCCATGCTGGCCAGCTTCAAGCCCCGCGGCTACTCGGAGTGCATCGTGACCGTGGGTGGAGAGGAGAGAGT TTCGCGGAAGCCAACGGCAGCGATGCGATGTATGTGCCCCCTTTACGACCCCAATCGGCAGCTGTGGATCGAACTGGCCCCTCTAAGCATGCCCAGAATCAACCACGGGGTCCTCTCAGCAG AagggtttttgtttgtatttggGGGCCAAGATGAAAACAAGCAGACCCTGAGCTCAGGAGAAAAGTATGACCCAGATGCAAATATGTGGACCGCATTACCACCGATGAACGAG GCAAGACATAATTTTGGAATTGTGGAGATAGATGGCATGCTGTACGTTCTAGGAGGAGAAGATGGAGAAAAAGAGCTAATTTCCATGGAATGTTACGATATTTATTCTAAAACCTGGACAAAGCAACCTGATTTGACCATGGTTAGAAAG ATTGGCTGCTATGcagctatgaaaaagaaaatctatgccATGGGTGGAGGATCCTATGGGAAGCTCTTCGAGTCTGTGGAATGCTATGACCCCCGGACCCAGCAGTGGACCGCCATCTGCCCCCTGAAAGAGAGGAG GTTTGGCGCGGTGGCCTGTGGAGTCGCCATGGAACTGTATGTGTTCGGGGGTGTCAGAAGTCGCGAGGACATCCAGGGGGGCGAGATGGTGACTTGCAAGTCGGAGTTCTACCACGATGAGTTTAAAAG GTGGATCTATCTTAACGACCAGAATCTGTGCATCCCGGCCAGTTCCTCTTTCGTGTACGGAGCCGTCCCTATAGGCGCCAGTATCTACGTCATCGGAGATCTCGATACAG GCACCAACTATGACTACGTGCGCGAGTTCAAAAGGAGTACGGGAACCTGGCAGCACACCAAGCCCCTGCTGCCCTCCGACCTGCGCCGCACGGGCTGTGCGGCCCTGCGCATCGCCAACTGCAAGCTCTTCCGCCTGCAGCTGCAGCAGGGCCTCTTCCGCATCCGCGTGCACTCTCCGTGA
- the GAN gene encoding gigaxonin isoform X2, with amino-acid sequence MAEGSAVSDPQHATRLLRALSSFREESRFCDAHLVLDGEEIPVQKNILAAASPYIRTKLNYNPPKDDGSTYKIELEGISVMVMREILDYIFSGQIRLNEDTIQDVVQAADLLLLTDLKALCCEFLEGCIAAENCIGIRDFALHYCLHHVHYLATEYLETHFRDVSSTEEFLELSPQKLKEVISLEKLNVGNERYVFEAVIRWIAHDTEIRKVHMKDVMSALWVSGLDSSYLREQMLNEPLVREIVKECSNIPLSQPQQGEAMLASFKPRGYSECIVTVGGEERVSRKPTAAMRCMCPLYDPNRQLWIELAPLSMPRINHGVLSAEGFLFVFGGQDENKQTLSSGEKYDPDANMWTALPPMNEARHNFGIVEIDGMLYVLGGEDGEKELISMECYDIYSKTWTKQPDLTMVRKIGCYAAMKKKIYAMGGGSYGKLFESVECYDPRTQQWTAICPLKERRFGAVACGVAMELYVFGGVRSREDIQGGEMVTCKSEFYHDEFKRWIYLNDQNLCIPASSSFVYGAVPIGASIYVIGDLDTGTNYDYVREFKRSTGTWQHTKPLLPSDLRRTGCAALRIANCKLFRLQLQQGLFRIRVHSP; translated from the exons gACAAAGTTAAACTATAATCCTCCAAAAGATGATGGATCAACCTATAAGATTGAACTTGAAGGGATATCGGTAATGGTTATGAGAGAGATCCTGGATTACATCTTCAGTGGGCAG ATCCGGCTGAACGAGGACACCATCCAGGACGTGGTGCAGGCGGCggacctgctgctgctgacgGACCTCAAGGCGCTGTGCTGCGAGTTCCTGGAGGGCTGCATCGCCGCCGAGAACTGCATCGGCATCCGCGACTTCGCGCTCCACTACTGCCTGCACCACGTGCATTACCTGGCCACCGAGTACCTGGAGACCCACTTCCGGGACGTCAGCAGCACCGAGGAGTTCCTCGAGCTGAGTCCACAGAAGCTGAAGGAGGTGATTTCTCTCGAGAAGTTAAACGTCGGCAACGAAAGATACGTGTTTGAAGCGGTCATCCGATGGATAGCGCACGATACAGAAATAAGGAAG GTCCACATGAAGGATGTCATGTCAGCACTGTGGGTTTCAGGGTTGGACTCGAGCTACTTACGGGAGCAGATGCTCAACGAGCCGTTGGTCCGCGAGATCGTCAAGGAATGCAGCAACATCCCCCTCAGCCAGCCACAGCAGGGGGAGGCCATGCTGGCCAGCTTCAAGCCCCGCGGCTACTCGGAGTGCATCGTGACCGTGGGTGGAGAGGAGAGAGT TTCGCGGAAGCCAACGGCAGCGATGCGATGTATGTGCCCCCTTTACGACCCCAATCGGCAGCTGTGGATCGAACTGGCCCCTCTAAGCATGCCCAGAATCAACCACGGGGTCCTCTCAGCAG AagggtttttgtttgtatttggGGGCCAAGATGAAAACAAGCAGACCCTGAGCTCAGGAGAAAAGTATGACCCAGATGCAAATATGTGGACCGCATTACCACCGATGAACGAG GCAAGACATAATTTTGGAATTGTGGAGATAGATGGCATGCTGTACGTTCTAGGAGGAGAAGATGGAGAAAAAGAGCTAATTTCCATGGAATGTTACGATATTTATTCTAAAACCTGGACAAAGCAACCTGATTTGACCATGGTTAGAAAG ATTGGCTGCTATGcagctatgaaaaagaaaatctatgccATGGGTGGAGGATCCTATGGGAAGCTCTTCGAGTCTGTGGAATGCTATGACCCCCGGACCCAGCAGTGGACCGCCATCTGCCCCCTGAAAGAGAGGAG GTTTGGCGCGGTGGCCTGTGGAGTCGCCATGGAACTGTATGTGTTCGGGGGTGTCAGAAGTCGCGAGGACATCCAGGGGGGCGAGATGGTGACTTGCAAGTCGGAGTTCTACCACGATGAGTTTAAAAG GTGGATCTATCTTAACGACCAGAATCTGTGCATCCCGGCCAGTTCCTCTTTCGTGTACGGAGCCGTCCCTATAGGCGCCAGTATCTACGTCATCGGAGATCTCGATACAG GCACCAACTATGACTACGTGCGCGAGTTCAAAAGGAGTACGGGAACCTGGCAGCACACCAAGCCCCTGCTGCCCTCCGACCTGCGCCGCACGGGCTGTGCGGCCCTGCGCATCGCCAACTGCAAGCTCTTCCGCCTGCAGCTGCAGCAGGGCCTCTTCCGCATCCGCGTGCACTCTCCGTGA
- the GAN gene encoding gigaxonin isoform X3 translates to MVMREILDYIFSGQIRLNEDTIQDVVQAADLLLLTDLKALCCEFLEGCIAAENCIGIRDFALHYCLHHVHYLATEYLETHFRDVSSTEEFLELSPQKLKEVISLEKLNVGNERYVFEAVIRWIAHDTEIRKVHKLCHWETALLASARLVHMKDVMSALWVSGLDSSYLREQMLNEPLVREIVKECSNIPLSQPQQGEAMLASFKPRGYSECIVTVGGEERVSRKPTAAMRCMCPLYDPNRQLWIELAPLSMPRINHGVLSAEGFLFVFGGQDENKQTLSSGEKYDPDANMWTALPPMNEARHNFGIVEIDGMLYVLGGEDGEKELISMECYDIYSKTWTKQPDLTMVRKIGCYAAMKKKIYAMGGGSYGKLFESVECYDPRTQQWTAICPLKERRFGAVACGVAMELYVFGGVRSREDIQGGEMVTCKSEFYHDEFKRWIYLNDQNLCIPASSSFVYGAVPIGASIYVIGDLDTGTNYDYVREFKRSTGTWQHTKPLLPSDLRRTGCAALRIANCKLFRLQLQQGLFRIRVHSP, encoded by the exons ATGGTTATGAGAGAGATCCTGGATTACATCTTCAGTGGGCAG ATCCGGCTGAACGAGGACACCATCCAGGACGTGGTGCAGGCGGCggacctgctgctgctgacgGACCTCAAGGCGCTGTGCTGCGAGTTCCTGGAGGGCTGCATCGCCGCCGAGAACTGCATCGGCATCCGCGACTTCGCGCTCCACTACTGCCTGCACCACGTGCATTACCTGGCCACCGAGTACCTGGAGACCCACTTCCGGGACGTCAGCAGCACCGAGGAGTTCCTCGAGCTGAGTCCACAGAAGCTGAAGGAGGTGATTTCTCTCGAGAAGTTAAACGTCGGCAACGAAAGATACGTGTTTGAAGCGGTCATCCGATGGATAGCGCACGATACAGAAATAAGGAAG GTCCATAAGCTGTGTCACTGGGAAACCGCACTCTTAGCCTCAGCTCGGTTG GTCCACATGAAGGATGTCATGTCAGCACTGTGGGTTTCAGGGTTGGACTCGAGCTACTTACGGGAGCAGATGCTCAACGAGCCGTTGGTCCGCGAGATCGTCAAGGAATGCAGCAACATCCCCCTCAGCCAGCCACAGCAGGGGGAGGCCATGCTGGCCAGCTTCAAGCCCCGCGGCTACTCGGAGTGCATCGTGACCGTGGGTGGAGAGGAGAGAGT TTCGCGGAAGCCAACGGCAGCGATGCGATGTATGTGCCCCCTTTACGACCCCAATCGGCAGCTGTGGATCGAACTGGCCCCTCTAAGCATGCCCAGAATCAACCACGGGGTCCTCTCAGCAG AagggtttttgtttgtatttggGGGCCAAGATGAAAACAAGCAGACCCTGAGCTCAGGAGAAAAGTATGACCCAGATGCAAATATGTGGACCGCATTACCACCGATGAACGAG GCAAGACATAATTTTGGAATTGTGGAGATAGATGGCATGCTGTACGTTCTAGGAGGAGAAGATGGAGAAAAAGAGCTAATTTCCATGGAATGTTACGATATTTATTCTAAAACCTGGACAAAGCAACCTGATTTGACCATGGTTAGAAAG ATTGGCTGCTATGcagctatgaaaaagaaaatctatgccATGGGTGGAGGATCCTATGGGAAGCTCTTCGAGTCTGTGGAATGCTATGACCCCCGGACCCAGCAGTGGACCGCCATCTGCCCCCTGAAAGAGAGGAG GTTTGGCGCGGTGGCCTGTGGAGTCGCCATGGAACTGTATGTGTTCGGGGGTGTCAGAAGTCGCGAGGACATCCAGGGGGGCGAGATGGTGACTTGCAAGTCGGAGTTCTACCACGATGAGTTTAAAAG GTGGATCTATCTTAACGACCAGAATCTGTGCATCCCGGCCAGTTCCTCTTTCGTGTACGGAGCCGTCCCTATAGGCGCCAGTATCTACGTCATCGGAGATCTCGATACAG GCACCAACTATGACTACGTGCGCGAGTTCAAAAGGAGTACGGGAACCTGGCAGCACACCAAGCCCCTGCTGCCCTCCGACCTGCGCCGCACGGGCTGTGCGGCCCTGCGCATCGCCAACTGCAAGCTCTTCCGCCTGCAGCTGCAGCAGGGCCTCTTCCGCATCCGCGTGCACTCTCCGTGA
- the GAN gene encoding gigaxonin isoform X4, whose protein sequence is MKDVMSALWVSGLDSSYLREQMLNEPLVREIVKECSNIPLSQPQQGEAMLASFKPRGYSECIVTVGGEERVSRKPTAAMRCMCPLYDPNRQLWIELAPLSMPRINHGVLSAEGFLFVFGGQDENKQTLSSGEKYDPDANMWTALPPMNEARHNFGIVEIDGMLYVLGGEDGEKELISMECYDIYSKTWTKQPDLTMVRKIGCYAAMKKKIYAMGGGSYGKLFESVECYDPRTQQWTAICPLKERRFGAVACGVAMELYVFGGVRSREDIQGGEMVTCKSEFYHDEFKRWIYLNDQNLCIPASSSFVYGAVPIGASIYVIGDLDTGTNYDYVREFKRSTGTWQHTKPLLPSDLRRTGCAALRIANCKLFRLQLQQGLFRIRVHSP, encoded by the exons ATGAAGGATGTCATGTCAGCACTGTGGGTTTCAGGGTTGGACTCGAGCTACTTACGGGAGCAGATGCTCAACGAGCCGTTGGTCCGCGAGATCGTCAAGGAATGCAGCAACATCCCCCTCAGCCAGCCACAGCAGGGGGAGGCCATGCTGGCCAGCTTCAAGCCCCGCGGCTACTCGGAGTGCATCGTGACCGTGGGTGGAGAGGAGAGAGT TTCGCGGAAGCCAACGGCAGCGATGCGATGTATGTGCCCCCTTTACGACCCCAATCGGCAGCTGTGGATCGAACTGGCCCCTCTAAGCATGCCCAGAATCAACCACGGGGTCCTCTCAGCAG AagggtttttgtttgtatttggGGGCCAAGATGAAAACAAGCAGACCCTGAGCTCAGGAGAAAAGTATGACCCAGATGCAAATATGTGGACCGCATTACCACCGATGAACGAG GCAAGACATAATTTTGGAATTGTGGAGATAGATGGCATGCTGTACGTTCTAGGAGGAGAAGATGGAGAAAAAGAGCTAATTTCCATGGAATGTTACGATATTTATTCTAAAACCTGGACAAAGCAACCTGATTTGACCATGGTTAGAAAG ATTGGCTGCTATGcagctatgaaaaagaaaatctatgccATGGGTGGAGGATCCTATGGGAAGCTCTTCGAGTCTGTGGAATGCTATGACCCCCGGACCCAGCAGTGGACCGCCATCTGCCCCCTGAAAGAGAGGAG GTTTGGCGCGGTGGCCTGTGGAGTCGCCATGGAACTGTATGTGTTCGGGGGTGTCAGAAGTCGCGAGGACATCCAGGGGGGCGAGATGGTGACTTGCAAGTCGGAGTTCTACCACGATGAGTTTAAAAG GTGGATCTATCTTAACGACCAGAATCTGTGCATCCCGGCCAGTTCCTCTTTCGTGTACGGAGCCGTCCCTATAGGCGCCAGTATCTACGTCATCGGAGATCTCGATACAG GCACCAACTATGACTACGTGCGCGAGTTCAAAAGGAGTACGGGAACCTGGCAGCACACCAAGCCCCTGCTGCCCTCCGACCTGCGCCGCACGGGCTGTGCGGCCCTGCGCATCGCCAACTGCAAGCTCTTCCGCCTGCAGCTGCAGCAGGGCCTCTTCCGCATCCGCGTGCACTCTCCGTGA